A window of Caretta caretta isolate rCarCar2 chromosome 11, rCarCar1.hap1, whole genome shotgun sequence contains these coding sequences:
- the FAM237A gene encoding protein FAM237A, protein MDPGNRGRIHSNVRLIFCVLIMGVFCVTPFFCQSQNDPLALGRADPQCWAFSTAALLEMRKPHISESVNGFWDFMIFLKSSENLKHGALFWDLAQLFWDIYVDCVLSRTHGLGRRQLAEAEQKIIALHSQLTERKQGTFAHNQKTRVLNKKELIEDLISIHVHKSGSALLRRVIGGLGIKRKQFV, encoded by the exons ATGGATCCTGGGAACAGAGGAAGAATTCACTCCAATGTGAGACTTATCTTCTGTGTGTTAATCATGGGAGTGTTTTGTGTGACTCCTTTCTTCTGCCAGAGCCAAAATGATCCACTGGCCCTTGGCCGAGCTGATCCCCAGTGCTGGGCGTTCTCCACAGCTGCCTTGCTGGAGATGAGGAAGCCACATATTTCTGAGTCTGTCAATGGTTTTTGGGACTTTATGATCTTCCTGAAGTCATCAGAGAACTTGAAGCATGGGGCTCTGTTCTGGGACCTGGCTCAGCTCTTCTGGGATATCTATGTAGACTGTGTGCTCTCCAGAACCCATGGCCTAGGGAGGAGGCAACTGGCAGAGGCTGAACAGAAAATCATAGCTCTGCATTCTCAGCTCACAGAGAGAAAGCAAG GGACATTTGCTCACAATCAGAAGACACGAGTGCTGAACAAGAAAGAGCTGATTGAAGACTTAATAAGCATCCATGTGCATAAGAGTGGATCTGCATTACTCCGAAGAGTTATTGGGGGGCTAGGGATAAAGAGGAAACAATTTGTCTAG